Genomic DNA from Candidatus Binataceae bacterium:
AAATATCCCACGCGCAGAATTCCAGATCGTTCAGCGACGCGAGCGGGACGAAGTCCCTGATCAGGGGTGCGCGGCCTTCGGTGCGCTTGCCCAGACGCACGGTCGCGAGCTGGGTCAACGAGCCGATCGGCTGGCCCAGACCACGCTTGACCGCCTCGACCCCCGCGATGAAGGTCGTGCTCACTGCGCCGAGTCCGGGAATCAGGACACCGAGCTTCCCGTCCGCGGGAGCGAAACGCACGTTATCTTTCGTTGGCAAAGTGAAGCTCCTTGGCGCCTGACACGATCATCATTCGATGCTGTCGGACGGCGTCGCCTGGGCGGATGCTTGGGGTTGGCCGCCGGACGAGGCCTGCGAGGTGGATGGCATGCCTGGTAGCTTGCCCGTCTTTTCGTATTGATAGCCGGAGTAGGCAAGTCCGGGTATGGCCAGCCAGATACACCCGCTGAGCCCCAGGCCGGCAACCAGCATGCCCATGAGCACGAGCACTCTCAAGCTGGTTCCCGCGACGGCTCGCGAGCGCGCTACCAGCTCACCTGTCCTCATCGTCTTCCAACTGTTTTTCGAGCGCGCGCAGGCGTCGCAGAATTTCCGTCAGACGTGGCCAACCCGCAACGTAGCGGCGCCACACCCCAATCTCGACGGCCGGGCAGCCCGCCATGACCGCCCCATCGGGTGTATCGCGATGCAGTGCGCCTCGCGCGGCGACCATTACGCGATCGCCGATCGTGAGGTGATCGGGAGCAGCGGCCTGGCCGCCGAACAGGCACCATTTGCCGATTTTGGTTGAGCCGCCGATACCGACTTGCGCGCACAACCGCGTGTATTCTCCGACTTCGCAGTTGTGGCCGATATGGACCTGGTCGTCGAGTTTCACGCCACGGTGTAAAATCGTGGCGCCGAGCATCGCCCGGTCGACGGTCGATTTGGCGCCGATCTCGACGTCGTCCTCGAGAACCACGGTCCCGACCTGGGGAATCTTCACCAGTCCACCATGGTCTTCGACGAAGCCGAACCCGTCCGCACCAATCACGGCTCCATCGAGAATCGTCACTCGGTTGCCGATGGTGCAACCTTCGCGAACCACCGCCTGGCTGTGGCAAGTAAAATCGTCGCCGATGCGAACGTTCGGATAGATGGTTGCGTTAGCGTGCAGCACGGCGTTGCGGCCCAGTGTGGTACCTGCGCCGATCACCGCGTTGGGTCCAATCGAAGCGTTCTCTCCCAGCTTCACATCATCCGCGATTTGTGCGCTCGGATGGATTCCCGGCAGTGGGCGATAAGGGGGAAAGAAAATGCCGACCGTGCGCGCAAAGTCGGCGTAAGGATTCGCGCTAATCAACGCCGGGCATCGCGCCTTGTCGACGAATTCGCGCGCGACAATGGCCGCCGCCGCCGAAGTTCGCTCGAGGGTCGGCGCGAATTTCTCCGCGGCCACGAAGATGATCATGCCAGGACCGGCCGCTTCGATTGGCGCTGGGGCAAGAATCTCGGTTTCGCCATCGCCACGCAGCTCCAATTCCAGCCGAGCGGCGAGTTCCTTGAGTTTCATGACTTCACCCGGACACGTTAGCTAGTCAGAATATTGCAACCTGGCGGCACAAGAAACCCGTTCACTGTATGGCGCCCAGCGCGTGCAAAGCGCCGAGCGCGCCGCCGGGAGTTATCTCCCGAAGACAGTTGTAGTGCCCGAAGCGGCAGGTGCGCGCGAGGCAGGGGCTGCAGATGAGATGCTGCCACAGAACCCGGGTTCTGGGTCCCAGCGGGCCGGTCCGCGCGGGATTTGTAGAGCCGAAAATTCCTACCGTAGGCTGTCCGAGCGCAGCCGCGACGTGCATCGCGCCGGAATCATTGCCGACAAACCCATCAGCTAACTTGAGCAACGCGACCAGCTGGCCGACGTTGGTTTCTCCGGCGGCGATCAGCGCGCCGTGGCGCGAGGCCGACGCGATCGTCGCACATTGCGGACGGTCATCGGGCGCACCTACCAGGACGCATTCGGCATCGTGACGCTCGGCGAGGTCATTGATGAGCTGGACGAAATGCATCGTCGGCCACTCCTTGGCGGGACCGAACGCGGCGGCAGGGGCGATAGCAATCAAGGGCGAACCCTTACGCCTGCGATGCGCATGGAGCCAGGCGGCCATCTCCTGCAGGCGGTTTGGGTCGGCGGTCAGAGCAAAATCCCCTGCGTCTCCTGATACGCCGATCGTCTTCTGCACCATGGTGAGCCAGTAGTGAACCTGGTGGTCGTTCATGGCCTGCGGAGGCGGGGCGATCTTGTGGGTGAGCATTAGGCCGCGCAAGTCCCTTATGTACCCGGCCCGGCGCGGAATTCGCGCCCTCCAAACCCACAACGCGGATTCGAAGCTGTTGGGAAACAAGACGGCCAGGTCAAATCCACGCGATCGGATGGTGTTAACCACCGCGCGGCGATCGCCACGACCACGAATACCGCGGCGGACCGTGTAGGGGATTATTTCATTGATCCATTCCACTCCATCGAAGAAGCTTGCCAACTCGCTTTTCGTCACAACGGAGATGCGTGCGCGCGGGAACGAACGGCGAATCGCGCGCAAGGCAGGCAGACTCATAACGAGGTCGCCGAGCCAATTGACTTCTTTTACAACGATACGTTGTGGGGGTGGTTGAACCGAGTGATCCATTCCCAAAGGGGTCTCAGCGCCGCACGGAATAATAGCATCTGCTTCTTCTTACCGTCTTCAAGCGACGCTGCGGCGCGGGGGTTCCTTCTTCTGGTTACCGAGCCCTCGTCTTACCGAGAAGGGGAAGAGTCCGCCCCGATGGCGCGACACCAAATTCCTACCGGCCAAACTAGAACGGCCTGTCACCGTTGATTGTCACCCGCTCCAGACGACGCTCCGCGGCGGGATTGTCACCGACCGCGCGATGCTGGGTGCAGCGATTGTCCCACATTGCAACCGAGTTGTTTTGCCATCGGAAGCGGCAACTGAAATCCGGCAGTTCGATGTGACGTTAGAGAAAGTTCAGCAGCGCGGCACTCTCCGCGGATTTCATGCCCTTGGTAGAGGCGGTGAAGTGCGAGTTGACGAACAAGCCTTTGCGACGGGTTTCCGGGTGCGTGCGAATCACCGGATGCTCCGCCGACATGCTGCGCAGCCTGTCTGCGTCGCTGTCGCTGATCTCCTCGTGACGATACGCCGACAGTGCAAAGACGCGGCTGGTATCGTGAATTGCGACTAGCCCGGCGAGCAGGTGTTGCATCTTGTCCGAGAGCGCCTCATAAGCCGCATACATGCTCACCCACATCGTATCGCCCCCGAGCGGTGGTGCGAGCACACATCGCAGCACCGAACCCAGCGGCGGCTCGGGCAGGAAGGTCAGGTCGGCGTGCCAAGCCTGCGCGACATACGGGTGGTGTTGGTCGCTCTGGAATACCACGAATTCCGGATAGCCTTGATCCTTGAGCGGCTGATCGAAGGGATGGATGTTCAGGGTGCCGAAGCGCCGGGCAAATGCTCTATGCTGATCTCGAGTTAACTCCTGGTCACGGAAGAGCAGCACCTGGTGTGTGAGGAACGCCGCCTCAATTTCCGCGAAAGCGGACTCGTCGAGATGGGCAAGCTGAACTCCGCCAACTTCCGCGCCGAGCGCACCAGCGATTGGACTCACAGACAGGTGCCGCCAGGCGCTCATCAAGATTCCTCCGCGGCGGCGAGCGATTGAAACGGAGCATCCATGATCAGTCTGACCGCAGTGGTTCCATCTGGCAGTCTGAAGCTCGTTTGGCGGACAAATCCCATCCGTTCCAGGTATGACACGAAGTGGGCATCCGCCTCGTATTCCGTGGTCCACGCACGGAGAGCGCCAAGGTCGATCAATTGGCGGCCAAGCAGCTTGAGCAATCGAGTGCCCAGGGTTGAGCGGTCCGATGGAGCCACAACTACAAACAGCCGGTATTCACCGTGCGGCGCGTTAATCGCGGGCGGATGGAGTTTAAAATTGTCGCGGTGCTCGATACAGGCGTACCCGACGATCTGATCGCCTGAGGTGGCGACAATGTGTCGTTGTATGCCTTCCGACGGCGAGTACGACCTCCGATTTTCCAGCCACTCTTGCTGGCTGGGTGCACCTGGTACTTCCATTAGCGACTGGTTGGCCAGGTTCAAGATCGCGCGCCAGTCGTCCTCGCTGGGCATACGAATGCTGAATTCGCTCAATATTGTGCTTCCCCGGCTGATTCCACCTGAGCTCATGATAACGGGACGCCCGGGCCCGTAATATCGAGGGTGCCGCACGCTTATTTCTCCAACGGCCGGCCCGGGAAAGCGGACGGGCCATGCAAGCATTTCTGCGGCGGCTTTCGCTTGCCGCCGTGTGTGCAGAATCTTGTACCGCGGCAAAGTTCGACATCTCCGGACTGTGTGCGCCTCCTCTTCAACCCGGTCATCTGGCCAGCGGATCCCCCTCTTCGGGTTACGCTTGGGGTGAATGCGATTCGATTTCTATTGCATTAGCCATGCTCACCAGCTCTGAAAGCCGATGATCGAAGAGACAAAATACCAGCTAATCGGAGGTGCAAAAACCTTAAGCGAAATGGGAAAAAAGGACTGGCTGGTCCATAATTGCTTAAAGGGTGGTCATTAGTAAAAAAGGACTCATCGGTCCAAAAATCCTTTTCTCGAAATTAGCCTGTCGAATTTTACTATTAGAAATATTGACTTCTTTGTGGAGCAGTAATATTAAGGTGCGCAGTTTAGATGGTGAATCCTTGGGGGCACGTTCCGAATGGGCGCCTGCCCGGGTTGGGGGTAAGAGATGGGATTCAGGCGCAGGGAGGAGGTCTTTAATGATAGTTAGAGCAGCAGCGGTTTCTACTACCCGTAGTCTTGGTCGGTTCGTTCTGCTGGTGATCGCCGCGACGCTCGCCACGCTGTGGTCGACGGCGGCGCGAGCGACCATCACGCAGGGTGACTTCTCGGTATTCGGGTTCTTCGAATCCCGCACGGAGGGACGCTGGGGGCAGGGCGGCAGCGCCAACAACGGAAGCCCTACCACCTTCACCCATCCGACCCCGACGACGACAGTCGCGAAAATGGGACTCGCCTCTTCTTCTACAGGCGGCAGCTGGGACTTCAATCACTGGGACCTTAGCGAGATGCGGTTTTTGGCCGACATCCGGCCCGACTACCACGTGGTCAAGAACTACAAGTTCATGGGCCGTTTCGACACCCTGGTCTTAAAAGATGCCGACTTCTTCGCGTTCTACCGTCCGTGGTACGACACGTTCGGAACCTTGAAGGATCGCGGCCGCGCCGAACCGGGCAACAATTGGTTTACCTACCAGCAATCCCAGTTGCAGCAGCAGTATTTCCGCAACGACCTGCACGAGTACTACGGGCAGCTGAACTTCACCGATAACTTCTCGATGCGTGTCGGCAAGCAGCAGGTCATCTGGTCGGAAGCGGATGCGCTGTCCGGTACCGAAGTAACCAACCCGGTCGACGGGACCTTCCACGGGTTCATCCCGTTCGAGGCCGCGGAAGACTTGCGCAAGAATGTGCGGATGGTGAAGTTCAACTACATCCTGCCGGACTTCTATAAGACCGCCAACAACGAACTCGAGGCCTTTTGGATACCGGGCGACTTCCAGGGCAACACCGTCTTCCTTGGGTGGACGACCGCCGACGGGCGCAACCCGTGGTCTGTCCCGGCGGCGACGGGGCCGGGTCAAGCAGGCGCAGTAGCGGGCGTGCCGGCGGCCTTCAACAACAATGGCATTAATTTTCAAGGCCAACCGATCCAGCACCGCAGCTTCCTCCAGACAATAGCGAAACCGTTAACCTTCGTGGGTGGGGCCTTTGGGAACTTCAACGTTA
This window encodes:
- the lpxD gene encoding UDP-3-O-(3-hydroxymyristoyl)glucosamine N-acyltransferase, which produces MKLKELAARLELELRGDGETEILAPAPIEAAGPGMIIFVAAEKFAPTLERTSAAAAIVAREFVDKARCPALISANPYADFARTVGIFFPPYRPLPGIHPSAQIADDVKLGENASIGPNAVIGAGTTLGRNAVLHANATIYPNVRIGDDFTCHSQAVVREGCTIGNRVTILDGAVIGADGFGFVEDHGGLVKIPQVGTVVLEDDVEIGAKSTVDRAMLGATILHRGVKLDDQVHIGHNCEVGEYTRLCAQVGIGGSTKIGKWCLFGGQAAAPDHLTIGDRVMVAARGALHRDTPDGAVMAGCPAVEIGVWRRYVAGWPRLTEILRRLRALEKQLEDDEDR
- the waaF gene encoding lipopolysaccharide heptosyltransferase II; translation: MDHSVQPPPQRIVVKEVNWLGDLVMSLPALRAIRRSFPRARISVVTKSELASFFDGVEWINEIIPYTVRRGIRGRGDRRAVVNTIRSRGFDLAVLFPNSFESALWVWRARIPRRAGYIRDLRGLMLTHKIAPPPQAMNDHQVHYWLTMVQKTIGVSGDAGDFALTADPNRLQEMAAWLHAHRRRKGSPLIAIAPAAAFGPAKEWPTMHFVQLINDLAERHDAECVLVGAPDDRPQCATIASASRHGALIAAGETNVGQLVALLKLADGFVGNDSGAMHVAAALGQPTVGIFGSTNPARTGPLGPRTRVLWQHLICSPCLARTCRFGHYNCLREITPGGALGALHALGAIQ
- a CDS encoding GNAT family N-acetyltransferase, encoding MSEFSIRMPSEDDWRAILNLANQSLMEVPGAPSQQEWLENRRSYSPSEGIQRHIVATSGDQIVGYACIEHRDNFKLHPPAINAPHGEYRLFVVVAPSDRSTLGTRLLKLLGRQLIDLGALRAWTTEYEADAHFVSYLERMGFVRQTSFRLPDGTTAVRLIMDAPFQSLAAAEES